The segment CACCTTGCCGCCGCTGCCCAGAACATATTCCACCAGACGCCCCTTGTACTCTTTGTCAGGAGCCCTATCGCTGCAGGGAATATCCAAAGCGTAACGAAGAATCTCCAGAATGGCGGATTTGCCGCTGCCCCGTATTCCTATCAGGGCGTTCAGCTCCGACGCGAAGGAAAGGGAGACGCCGTCCAGCATTCCTCCTTCGAACACGACGCTCTCAATCCAGGACGCCTCGTGTTCGCGGGGTTTTGAGTCCACGCGGTCCCCCTGTTCCACCAGGGCATATCGAACCGCCTCGAAGGTAAAAGCCCCGATTTTTATATAACAGGCTTCGTTTCGCCCAATCTCCTCGATGCGGGAGGGATGGCTGCCCTGCACTTCCGCGGGGTAGCGCGAGTCCGGTATTTCTTTCAGATTTTTGCGGCGTTCCTCGTTTCGGACTCCGGTAAAAGCCGCCGCCCGCCTCTGAAAAAGCCCATGCCGCATGTACCGCGCGAGAGTCTCCCCGTCCGTCTCCCGCCACAGGCCGGAAAGTTCCTCCACATCGGGGAAAACGATGAAAAAATCCCGCCGGTACTCCTCCAGCAGTTCGATGAGGTCGAGAAGCCCTTCGCCGGTGCTGGCGTCCGGGCTTTTTTCAAGAAGGGTGACGTCCAGAAAAGAGGAAACGTAATCGCTGGCTCGAATCCAGTCCTCGCTGAACACGACGATGACCCGAACCCCGTTTTCCCCCTCGTTCAGCAGCAGCTCCACGCCGGGCAGCAGAAAGATTTCCTCCGCGAGAGCGCGATCTCTCAGGGCCCGAAACTCCCCGAGGTTCAGGATATTCCGGTTGGCGACGACGCCTGTGCGTATCCCCGCCGTCTTCAGCGCGCCGACGTAATTTTCGATAAACGCCGCTTCGACGTCGGCGTCCCCTCCCTCCGGCGCGTCGTATTGAAAACCGACGTTCGTTCGGGTATGCAATACGAAATCCGCCCTCAGCCACGCGCTCCCATGTCTGAAAATCTCCTGCATATCCAAACCCTTCCTTTCGCGGCAACTCTCCGGAGAGATTAAATTTAACAATATATAAAAAATAATCAATTATACATTCACTTGACTCGTTCAGAGTTTAACACAGAAAAACGGGTAAAAAACAGAAAAATAGGGTAAAATTATAAAGAAAGGGTGTATACACAGGAGGAGGATCTTCATGCAATCTCGTCCATCCGGCCTGAAAATTTCAACGGCCGCCGTATTCGTCCTCACCGGCCTGTTCCTGACGGTGCAGGCGTGGGCATTTCCTGCTGTGGATTCCGTGGAAAACATCAGCGGCCCGTTCATGGAAAGCCTGAACATTCGGGCGTCTGTTCGCAATCGGGGCATCGTGTCGGTGGAGGAGACGATGGTCGTCGTCTTCGGCGCCGAACCGCTGGAAAGCGACCTGACCCGAGGGATTTCCGGGCGCTACGCCGAAAGGAGCAGGGAAAAGTATAAAACGGGCTTCGTCCTGCTGGACGCCACGCTGGACGGGAACCCGACAAAAATGTCCATACGCCGCAGCCCCGAAAGCCTGCGTCTGACTCTGGCGGAGAAGGGAAGCCTCTTCACCCCCGGCCCTCATATTTTTCACCTGAAATATGAACTGAGCAACATGGTGATTTTTCACACCGGAGAACACCAAAAACCCGAGTACCAGGTTCCGGACGAAGACACGCCGGACCGAGACTCGCTGGTATGGCGGGTGGTGCGGGATAGTTCCTGTCCCATACAAAGCGTAACCATCGATATTTCACTTCCCGACGGGCAGGCCGCTTCGGGCTCGTCCTCGCCCGACAGAAGCCTTTTCAGCGCTTTCGGCGGACAGGTGGGAGATCTGCCCCTGGGGGACGGTCTGGAAGCCGACGACTCCGGACGTCTCTCGACTCTTTCGCCGCTGGATACGGGAAAATCTCTCACCCTTTATATGTCCTGGGAGTCGGGGCTCGTGAAGGAAAACATTTCTTCCGGCTCCGAGTGGCGTCTGTGGGATTTGGTTGTTTTTGCGTCGCTCCTCTGTTACTACCTTTTCGTGTGGCTGCGCTATGGGCGGCTTTCCCGCCCCGATCCCGCAAATCTGAGCACGACGCCGCCGGAGGGTTTTTCTCCGGGGTTTTTGCGTACTCTGAGGGATCTGCGTCCGGACTCCAGGGCATTGACGGCGGAAATACTGAACCTGGCCGTCAGGGGATACATTCATCTGGACGATGTGGTGAGTGAAGCCGAAGAAAATCCAGAGGAGGAAATTTCGGAGGAAGCTCAGGAAAAAACCCCGCCGGAGGCCTCCGCCCGCTACTCCTCGCTGGAACAGATGATGAAGCGCAGATACCGTCTTCAACGGTCTTCCCGCTTCGAAAGCCCCCCGACTCCCACGGAACAGCTTCTGCTTCACAATTTATTCGCGGGAGAGGGCGAAAACGAAATCATCCTCGACGAAAGCGCCGCGGAACGTCTGCAAACCACCTTCCGGGCACTTGCGAGAAGTTTCGCCGTGCGGGGCCGGCTGTTTCTCTTTCAGCATACGAAGTTTTGGACGGCGGGGATTTTCGCCTTCGAAGCCTATACGGCCTTCGTCATGTTTTTTGTTCTTTCTCAGGGAGTACGTGGCATCGAGCCCGACAGCACCCACGCTCTGGCCTTCATGGCCCCGCTGTTTCTGCTGGCCCCTTTTTCCAGCGAGGAAAACACGGGGGAGCGCAATACTGTCATGTTTATTCTGCGCACCTGCATTCCTCTTTTCTTTTGCGCCGTCTCTCTGGTGCTCCTGAAGCAGCAGGAGGAGAGCCTCGGCGCCATCGCCGCTCTCGTGGGAAGTATCGCCGTGATTGG is part of the Synergistaceae bacterium genome and harbors:
- a CDS encoding DUF2207 domain-containing protein, whose translation is MQSRPSGLKISTAAVFVLTGLFLTVQAWAFPAVDSVENISGPFMESLNIRASVRNRGIVSVEETMVVVFGAEPLESDLTRGISGRYAERSREKYKTGFVLLDATLDGNPTKMSIRRSPESLRLTLAEKGSLFTPGPHIFHLKYELSNMVIFHTGEHQKPEYQVPDEDTPDRDSLVWRVVRDSSCPIQSVTIDISLPDGQAASGSSSPDRSLFSAFGGQVGDLPLGDGLEADDSGRLSTLSPLDTGKSLTLYMSWESGLVKENISSGSEWRLWDLVVFASLLCYYLFVWLRYGRLSRPDPANLSTTPPEGFSPGFLRTLRDLRPDSRALTAEILNLAVRGYIHLDDVVSEAEENPEEEISEEAQEKTPPEASARYSSLEQMMKRRYRLQRSSRFESPPTPTEQLLLHNLFAGEGENEIILDESAAERLQTTFRALARSFAVRGRLFLFQHTKFWTAGIFAFEAYTAFVMFFVLSQGVRGIEPDSTHALAFMAPLFLLAPFSSEENTGERNTVMFILRTCIPLFFCAVSLVLLKQQEESLGAIAALVGSIAVIGLFWKFMPVRSEKGLRILSQIEGFQLGLGSRSELKEEDTVEKFESLFPYACALDREQAMITRYGPLIARLRHRARWHTSGLRGPAIIREGAEYFTLIYELGEVIRSILSQKPNKKLKERYPK